Within the Marixanthomonas sp. SCSIO 43207 genome, the region GGCCATTATTTTAGGAAATATTGGTAAAGGAGGCGAACGAACCAACACCCAGCATATTGAGTTTCACGTTAAACGAGAACTAGACCCCAAAAACATCATAGGTATAAAATTTGCTACTTGGCGTTTGTTTCAGCCTATGGGCATTCAATGGTGGGACGGTCTTAAAGACAAAATAGATTCTGAAACCGAATTTTATCCCGGCTACTTACGAGAAACAGGAATAGGGGTTTCGTATCAACGTATGCTTTGGAAAGGTTTATTTGCATCGGTAGAAGTATTACCACAATACCAAACGTATTTAGACCTTGATTCCAATAAAATAGCAAACGGTTTTAAGTTGTACACTTCCTACCACATTGGGTATCACATTGCCTTCGGAAAAAAGAAACGCATTTTTATCGAACCTCAAATTCACGGGCAAAACTGGATGTTTGATACCAATACCCCCGATGGGTTTAAACGCCTAGACAACAAATGGAAATCGTATTTTCTGTTTGAGCCCAACTTGTATATTGGTATTAAGCTGTAACATGTTAAAAATAAATGATATGAAAACGGTCTTTATAGGGTTCTTGCTGTTAGTAGGGGTGTCTGCTGCTGGTCAGCAAACGATACCTTCTAGCATTGAACAGCTGGTTACGGCCCAATTTGAAAAAGAACACATTCAAAGTGGTATCGTGCACGTATATTCTAAGTCTCGAGGGCTCAACATACAATGGGCCAACAGTAAAGAAGATACGATTACAACCCACAGTCCTTTTTACACGGCAAGCATCACCAAGTTATTGACAGCAACAGCCATTGGGATATTACAAGACCAAAAGAAGCTGCATTTTGATGATAGCGTAGCTCAATACCTGCCACCATCCCTTTTGAATAAGCTGCATGTGCTTGACGGTAACGAGTATTCAAATGATATTACCCTTGCGCACCTATTACAACATACCTCGGGATTGCCCGATTATTTTACAGATACCACGACGGACAACAGTCCTAATGTAATCAATCAATTACTACTAAAGCCCAACAAGGTATGGTCACCGGAGGAGTTGATACAATTCACAAAAGATAAGATGACGCCTCATTTTAAACCGGGACTTGGGCATTATTATACAGACACAGGCTATGTATTATTGGCCTTGGTGGTTGAAACGGTAAGCGATATGCCCTTCCATCAATTTTTGCATCGGCACGTATTTCAGCCGTTGGGTATGACTCATTCTTATATCAACTTAAAGTCTACTCCCATTGACAAATCCCTTCCTATGGCTGCATTTTATGCCGGCACTCATAAGCTATCGGCTATACCTAGTTTAAGTGCCGATTGGGGTGGAGGCGGTCTGGTGTCAACAACCCAAGACCTTATCACCTTTTTTAAAGCCTACCACGCAGATGACCTTCTGCAAAAAGAAACCCGTTTGATGATGCAAAACTGGGTAGATGAAACGGTGGGGATGCACTATGGTTTTGGCATACGAAAGGTATCTTTTAGCAACCTACTCGATACAGAAACATCCTTACACGTTCTAGGACATAGCGGTAGTACAGCTTCCTTTTTGTGGTACTGTCCAGAGCTAGACACCTATGTTTCAGGAACCTTAAATCAGTTGGAAGCTTCCAAAAATGCATTACTTTTGGTATATGATATACTCCATGTGATAGAAAACAACTAACGATATGAATGCATTTCAAAAACACGCGCTGTGTCTTTCCATTATAGTAGGAGGGATGTGCCACGGATTCCTCGCACAAACACTAGAAAAAAAGGAATGGCAAGAAGACCTAAAGGTGTATAAAACCTCTTTGGAAGAAAAACATATAGACCTATACCATTCCATATCGAAAGAAGCGTTTCAGAAAGAATGGCAAGCCATATATGAGAATGTTGATACAAAAAATGATTTTGAAATCATCTTAGATTTGATGCGTTTAACAAGGCGCATCAACGATGGCCATACGGCTATTTCCTTACGAAATAAAGCCCTACATCGTTTTCCTTTCAAACTAAAACAACTAGAAAACAAGTGGTATGTAGTACAAACGTTGCCAAAACATTCAGATATCTTGAAAAGCAGCTTGGAGTCCATTAACGGCATTCCTATAGATACCATTGCCCAACAAGTGGCAAGCGTAGCGCAGTATGTTGAAAACGCCTATTCACTTACGGAAAGGACAGCAAGCTACCTGCCCATTTCAGAATTGCTTTTTCACCTACAGATACTGGATTCCCCTAACAAAGCTAGCTTCCGTTTCCGAACCCAAACACAAGAAGTTGTAGCGGTTGATCTAGCTGCTATTCCTGCCGATAGTTGGGAAGAACGCATAAAGGCTGAAGTACAGCTAACGATACCGGAGCTCACAATACCCGATGACGCTACATCAACGCTATGGTTTGCCCCAATAGCCGGAACAAAAGCGCTTTATATCCAATTTAAAGCGTACCCAACCTTTGAGGATATGCAGGCATTTGGAGAAGCGGTGGTTGCTTACATTCAGCAACACAACTTGCAGCGATTGATTATCGATATGCGAGAAAACGGAGGAGGGGATTTATATGTAGGTATCGTTCTGGCATATGCACTCAATCTTGCCGACTCCATCGATTGGAAAGATGGCGTGTATGTACTCACAAGTAACAAAACCTTCTCTGCAGCAACTAGCAATGCCGCCCTTTTTAATCAACTGTTACACGCTACTCTGGTAGGGCAGCCTACAGGCTCCAATCCTAACGGGTATCAAGATATGGATAGCGTCACGTTGCCACATTCTAATCTGGTACTTACCTATTCCAAAAGACTGTTTACCCTTTCCAATCAACCCAATACCGCACTGCAACCGGACATCCCAGTGTATCAAAAGCATAGTGATTTTGTAAACAATATCGATACGGTACTTCACGTATTGACACAACGGTTGTAAATAAACGATTAGCACCACCTGAAAACTCCCCCCTTGAGGGGTTACGGGGATGTCCACGCCTAGCCAGCTGTCATTCCGAAGCTGCCCCTTGTCATTCCGAAGGAGGCACGACTGAGGAATCTATGGTTGGACACTCAGTATATTAGATTGTTAGTAGGTTGGATTAGTATAAGTTTTTCACTACCCACTACTCAAAAGATTCTTCCCTTCGCTGCGCTGCGTTCAGAATGACAATCGAACTGTTATTCCGAAGCTGCCCCTTGTCATTCCGAAGGAGGCACGACTGAGGAATCTTTAGTTTGATTGTAGGGTATTAGATTGTTAGTAGGTTAGATTAGTATAAGCATTTTTTACTACTCAAAAGTAAACATAAACCGTCTGGTCGAGTGAATTTGAAGACGCGACAGCAGGCTTTAAATTTGTATCGAGACCTGTTTAATTCGTTCTCGATACATGTTTCGGTTCCGCTATCGCTTCACTGAAAAATACTCGAACTGACAGTGGTTGGTTATTATTGTGTTGGTCGAACACCCCTAAAGTCCCCTCAAGGGGACATGAAAAGACTCCCCCCTTGAGGGGGCTACGGGGGGTGTACAACCAATTCTAGTAAACTGTCATTACGAAGGAGGCACGACTGAGGAATCTTTAGTTTGATTGTAGGGTATTAGATTGTTAGTAGGTTGGATTAGTATAAGTTTTTCACTACTCACAAGTAAACATAAACCGTCTGGTCGAGTGGATTTGAAAACGCGACAGCAGGATTCAAATATGTATCGAGACCTGTTGCACACATTGGTTCTCGATACATGTTTCTGTTCCGCTATCGCTCCACCAAAAAACACTCGAACTGACAGTGGTTGGTTATTCATAGATGAAGAGAACATCCCTAAAGCCCTACTTCGATACACTCAGCACAGGCTCTTTAGAGGACATGAAAAGACTCCCCCCTTGAGGGGGGAATGGGGGGGTGTAACAGGTGTGCTTTATAAAGATTCCTTATATTATATATACTATATATACGCTATAAACACGCTATACATACGCTATAAATACAATATAAAGTAGCTTTTACCTAATATATAGTAGATAGTTTTAACATCCCTATATAGACTGGAAAAAGTCGTGGGTAATAGATGCGAATGCCACCTATACGATACGATTAAACAAACAACTACTTTTTTATCTATCATTTTTTTTATAGTTGTAATTTGCTGAGGTTGTATTGGTTAATAGACAGTTATGTATGCAGCTATGCCATCAAGCCACTTGAAATTATATTTTGATGCAACGAATTTTCGCTGAAATACTTTATATTTGGAAGAATACTCCCCTTTTTAGGCAAGATTCATACGATGAGTTTTTATGGAATAACTTTAAGGTTTTCCATACTCGTATTGTTTAAGCTTATTTTATTTTTACTGAAAACCATAAAACTTACTTCATACTTATATGAACAAAACCTCCCACAATAAATTAGTAGCCTTCATTTGGTCTATTGCAGACGATTGTCTTCGAGATGTTTACGTACGTGGTAAATACCGCGACGTTATTTTACCAATGATTGTTTTACGCAGATTAGACGCACTTTTAGAACCTACCAAAGAGGCTGTTTTAGAAGAACTCGCGTTTCAACGTGATGAAGCCGGCTTTACCGAATGGGATGAAAACGGACTACGAGATGCATCTGGCTATGTGTTTTACAATACCAGTAAATGGACATTGCAACAGTTAAAAGATACCGCTACCAATAGCGCACAGATATTACAAGCTAATTTTGAAGATTACTTGAATGGTTTTAGTCCTAATGTGAAGGAAATCATAGAGAAATTCAAACTGCGCAGTCAAGTACGTCATATGGCAAGCAAAGATGTATTGCTAGATGTGTTAGAAAAATTCACTTCGCCATACATCAACCTCACACCTTTTGAAAAGGAAGACCCAGAAGGCAGAAAATTACCTGCACTATCTAATTTAGGTATGGGGTATGTTTTTGAAGAACTCATTAGAAAGTTCAACGAAGAAAACAACGAAGAAGCTGGGGAACACTTTACACCTCGTGAAGTGATTGATTTAATGACACACATTATTTTCGACCCGATTAAAGACAATTTACCACCGGTAATGACCATTTACGATCCTGCTTGTGGTTCTGGTGGAATGTTAACCGAAAGCCAAAACTTTATCAAAGATGAAGAAGGGAGTATACGTGCGATGGGCGATGTCTATTTATTCGGGAAAGAAATCAACGACGAAACCTACGCCATTTGTAAATCTGATATGATGATTAAAGGCAACGATCCAGCCAACATACGTGTAGGTTCTACCTTATCTACCGATGAATTTGCAGGTAAAAGCTTCGATTTTATGCTCTCTAATCCGCCTTACGGAAAATCCTGGAGTAGTGAAAAAAAGTACATTAAAGATGGCAAAGACGTTATTGACGAACGTTTTAAAATTCAACTCAAAAATTATTGGGGCGTTTTAGAAGAGGTAGATGCCGTACCACGTTCTAGCGATGGGCAATTACTGTTTTTAATGGAAATGGTCTCTAAAATGAAACCTCTACACCAAAG harbors:
- a CDS encoding serine hydrolase; the protein is MKTVFIGFLLLVGVSAAGQQTIPSSIEQLVTAQFEKEHIQSGIVHVYSKSRGLNIQWANSKEDTITTHSPFYTASITKLLTATAIGILQDQKKLHFDDSVAQYLPPSLLNKLHVLDGNEYSNDITLAHLLQHTSGLPDYFTDTTTDNSPNVINQLLLKPNKVWSPEELIQFTKDKMTPHFKPGLGHYYTDTGYVLLALVVETVSDMPFHQFLHRHVFQPLGMTHSYINLKSTPIDKSLPMAAFYAGTHKLSAIPSLSADWGGGGLVSTTQDLITFFKAYHADDLLQKETRLMMQNWVDETVGMHYGFGIRKVSFSNLLDTETSLHVLGHSGSTASFLWYCPELDTYVSGTLNQLEASKNALLLVYDILHVIENN
- a CDS encoding S41 family peptidase, whose protein sequence is MCHGFLAQTLEKKEWQEDLKVYKTSLEEKHIDLYHSISKEAFQKEWQAIYENVDTKNDFEIILDLMRLTRRINDGHTAISLRNKALHRFPFKLKQLENKWYVVQTLPKHSDILKSSLESINGIPIDTIAQQVASVAQYVENAYSLTERTASYLPISELLFHLQILDSPNKASFRFRTQTQEVVAVDLAAIPADSWEERIKAEVQLTIPELTIPDDATSTLWFAPIAGTKALYIQFKAYPTFEDMQAFGEAVVAYIQQHNLQRLIIDMRENGGGDLYVGIVLAYALNLADSIDWKDGVYVLTSNKTFSAATSNAALFNQLLHATLVGQPTGSNPNGYQDMDSVTLPHSNLVLTYSKRLFTLSNQPNTALQPDIPVYQKHSDFVNNIDTVLHVLTQRL